The Chitinophagales bacterium genomic sequence ACAATACGATAATTGCACGTCAACCGGGAACTTCTTACTATGGTTTGATGGCTTATATGTATAACCCGAATAATCCTAATAAGACCTCGGATATCTATGGTAACAAAGTGATTGGTTTCTACGGGTATAGTATGTATTTGTACTATGTTGACGGTACTACGAGCAAACGCAGTAGGGTGATGAACAACGCGGTAATTACTGCTGATAACACTACGTGTTACTATCCTATGTTGCTGTACTATCCATCCAATTGTGATATATACAACAATACACTGATCAACAACGGTGGAAGTTCAACATCGTATTATGGTGCTTATATCTACCTGAGTACTTACCCGAATAACAAGATATATAACAACGTGTTTGCCAACCGTGCAGGTGGTTATGCTGCCAGTGTGACATTTAGTTCAGGTTATGGTACTGAAATGGATTATAATGACCTTTACTCCAGCAGTACAACCCAGATGATGACCGGTAACAGTACCGCTGCTGATCTGGCAGCATGGCGCACAGGTTCTGGTCTTGATGCACACTCTGTGTCTTACGACCCTCCGTTTATCAGCAGCACAAACCCTGCTCCTTTGACCACCAATCCCGGTGTATGGGCGCTGAATGGTCACGGTGTACACATCACCGGTAACAATAAGGATATAAATGGAAATCCTCGTATTGAGAAACGCGTGGATGGTGCACCAGATCTGGGTGCTTACGAAATAATACCAGAGGTAGCTCCTCCTGCTGCAACTGCAAATCCTGCTACAGCTGATCCGGGTGATACACAGGTATTCACTTTTGCAGGTAATGAAGTAGGACGTATCACCTGGGGCCTTACAGCTCCGTCTACTGCTGTAACTGTACGCCAGTACAGCGGTGAGAAAGGTAACGGTATTGCTGCTGCGGCGAGCCCTATGGGCAGTATGTACTTCCATACGGATGTAGCGCCTGTGGGCAACGGAACAACCTTTGATTTTGATTTCAACCTGGATTATATGGATATCTGGTTAGGTGACATATCAGCAGAGAACAACCTGCGCCTTGCGCACCGCGTAAACGGTTATCCATGGATGGTATACAGTGGCTCACTGAGTACAGTTGATACCACTACCGATAATATAGATGCGTCCAAACTGAACCGTTTCGGATCTTATACGGCTCTTGAGAACGGCAGTATCGCTTCGGCCTTCGTACGTGCGCAGGGTAGTGTGGTTATCTGTATTGGCAACAGTGTAGTATTGAACGCCGAACCACAAGATGGTGATTATTACAAATGGTATCGTAATAAAGTAGCAATAAGTGGCGCTGAAGGCCCTAATGCTAAAACTTATCTGGCTACCCAGCCAGGAGACTACAGCGTGGTAATCACCTTCAGTGGTAAGAGCGTAGAATCAGTACCACTTACGGTAACGACAATCGCGCCACCGAATGCGCTGATCAACGCGAATGGTCCTCTGACCTATTGTACGGGTAACGGCCTGACGCTGAATGCGGGTAACACTACAGGCGTGACCTACCAGTGGCAGTTGAACGGCAATAACATCCCTGGTGCAACGAACAATACCTTCCCTGTAAGCCAAGCAGGTAACTATACTGTAGTTGTAACGAACATCGGCTGTTCCAGCACTTCAACACAGACAACCGTTAGCTCCGGACCGATAGTAGTAGACCTGGGAAGGGATACCAGCTATTGTGAGATCAAGAATGTATGGATGAAGCTGGATGCAGGTTACCCCGGCGCGAAATACTTGTGGAACACCGGCGATACAACGCGTACGATAGAGGTTAAGAAAGGCGGCAAGTACACTGTACAGGTAGATGGTGGTCCTAACTGCGTAGGGCAGGATGATATCCAGGTAACGATCGACCCGCTACCGAAAGCGAATGGTATCTCTTTTGTACAGAACGGCAATACGTACCAGTTCTTCCCGAGCGGTCCAGTAGGTGCAGTTGGTTTCTTATGGATATTCAGTGATGGTTCTGTAAGTACACAAACGAATCCAACGAAGACTATTTCAGGCGACTTGTATGTAAGGCTGGTGATGTTCAATGCCTGTGGCAGTGATACTGTACAGTTGGGCTGGCCGCTAAGCGTACAAAATGTAGTCGGTGAAGACGAGCTAAGCATCTATCCTAACCCTGCGAAAGACCAAATTACAGTTAGATTGCCGCAGACAGCGATAGAGACAGTAGAAGTAGTGAATAGTGTGGGCAGTGTTGTATACAAGACAACTGTTAACGGTAATGAACATCGTATTGATATCAGCTGTCTTGCAAATGGCCATTATATGCTTAGAGCAATAACCGATTCCGGCACGATCACAAAACAATTTGATGTATTAAAGTAGCTTCTAATAACAATAACAAAAACGGGGTGGACTTCTGTCCACCCTTTTTTGTTATTACACTAATCAAGAGTTAATAATGGTTGTCTGTCGGTATGTTTATACTGTCATAGTAATATTTTGTTTATGTGAATGGTTAGGTAAAAGGGATTAAAAACAGATTAAATTATATTTATTCAAATATTTTACTGGCTGATTTTGTTGGTAATTTATTCTTCCCTTACCTTTGATTAACAGAACTACGTTACATTTTTTATACGTTGTTTTCTGTGGTAATGGTAAAACGATATAATTCCTTTTTATGAAACAGCTACTAATTTTCACCAAAACAAAATTGCCTGTTAGGCGTATTTTTGTCAACAAAAAAGATAGATTTTTTTCTATTTGCTTTTTCCTGGTCATGTTAATGGCGTATAGCCGGTCCGACGCACAGTTCCTCACAGCAGCATCCTATCCATTTACAGCATCCTCAAAAACGTTCACCTATCTATCCGGTGGTACATCGGTCAACACTCAGGCCGATGATAAAACAGCAACAGGTATACCAATAGGGTTTACGTTCAACTATTGTGGTAATGCATATACTACTGTAAGTGCATGTTCTAATGGATGGATGGCATTTGGTACAAAAACAAGTACTCAATATAGCAACAGTAAAGCTAATGCATCATCAATTACTCCGATGCTCATGCCTTTGTGGGATGACCTGCAGGGTGCAGGTAGTGTGACTACTTATTTGACTGCAGGAGCGCCTGGGGAGCGTGTGTTTACTTTCGAGTGGAGAAATACAAGACCTTTATCATCAACGGCCAACCCTGAAATTACTATGCAGATAAAATTGTATGAAGGTGACGATGCGATAGAATTTATTTACAAACAAGAAGTAGGTACTGCATCCTTCTCTTCAGCCACCATTGGTATAGTAGGTAATAATAACAACGATTTCCAGACATTGAATAATTCATCTGCGAGTCCTGTACCGTCTACCTCAACGTTTACAACTAATATTACTGCAAAACCGGCAACTGGTCAGAGTTATCTTTGGGGCTATATCAGGAAGGGTTATAACAATGCGGCGACCACTAATATCGCCAGCCCTAACACAGCATTTTGCCCTAATGTCACATTGCCTGTAGAAGTAACGATCAGTAATAATGGTAAGAATATCATTAATAATGTAGAGGTACACTGGAAGCTTGATAATATAGTTCAGCCAACGATCAACTGGAGTACAGCTATCGGTACACTCGGTAGTTCAGGAGGTAACTCTGCTATAGTATCACTCGGCAATGTTTTCTTTGGCACAGCTCCGCGTACGTTGGAAATTTATACATCTTTACCGAATGGTGTTGCCGATACCGTAAACGGTGATGATACATTAAAAGTAGTGTTAGGTGCTGCATTAAATGGTACATATACTGTTGGGGGTAGCAATCCTGATTTCCCGGATGTGGTAACAGCAGCAAATACCGTTTCTCAATTTGGTGTTTGCGGACCTGTTGTGTTCAATGTGCGTCCCGGCACATATAGTCAGGGAACGGCTGTTTTAACAAGTATTCTGGGTTCTAGTACAACTAATACTGTAACCTTCCAGGCAGAGAACGGTATTGCATCTTCTGTTAACTTGTCTGGCCCCGGAACTGTGTTGTCAATGAAAGGGGCAAGCCATGTGAGAATGAAGAACATGACCTTTACTACAATAGCTTTGGCATATGGTGTAACAATGGAAGGATCCGTTTCTGATGATATGTTTGAAGGTTGTAATTTCAATGCACCAACATCAGCATCTACAGCCAGTGCTGCCTTCGTAGCTACAAGTCTTTCCGGAACTAATACAGATATTACGTTTAAAGACAACACGATCTCGGGTGGATATTATGGATTTGTTTGGGATGGTAATTCAGGAAACTATACACAGAACCTTTTGGTAGAGCATAATACGATCTCTCAATACTATTATTTCGGAGCGTATTTTTATAATACAAAAGAACTGAAAGTAAAAAATAATACGCTCAACGGTACCAACACTTCATATTATAATATGTATGCTGCTTATTCGCAGAATGCTCCCGAAATAACCGGGAACAGGATCAATAATAACTACGGATACGGATTATTAATGGATTATGTAAGTGGTGTAAGTACCTCTAATAAAGGTATCATTGCAAACAATGCCGTTACTATGATCGGCGGCAATTCGAATTATGGAGGTATATACATCAACTATCCTAACAGCATCATGATGTACAACAATACTGTGCTGGCAACAGGTACATATAGTACTTGCCTTACTTTTGGTTTGTATATGTCCTCAGGATACAGCAACAACGAGATATATAATAACGTCTCATCAAACACAGGTGGTGGTTATGCTGTATATATAGATAATTCAGGTACTAATAACATAATCGATTACAACAACTGGTATACATCAGCAGGATCTAATGGTTTCTATTACAATGGTACAAGGGCCGACTTTGCTGCATACAGAACGGCATCCAGCACAGACAAACATTCGTGGAACTATAATCCGGAGCTGAAAAATGATGGATCTCCAGATCCAAACAAAGCAGGTTGCTGGGCGATAAACGGTCGTGCTTTGCACATTGATGGTAATGACAAAGATATTAATGGTAATAACCGTGTGACACTGAGACAGGACGGTACTCCGGACATTGGCGCTTTCGAATTCTTGCCCGATGTTCTGCCTCCGACAGCAACTGTTACGCCGTCTAGTGCCGATAAAGGTGATACACAGGTGTTTATGTTTGGTGGTAATGAGATAGGTTCTATTACCTGGGGACAGAATGCACAAGTTGTACCGTTAGAAGTACGTCAGTATAGTGGTGAAAAAGGCACAGGTATTGCAGCAGCAGCAGCTCCTTATGGCAGCATGTATTTCCATACAGATGTTGCATCGCTGGGTACAGGCACTACGTTTGACTTTGCACTTGACGTGAACTACCAGGATATTTGGTTAGGCGATATTGCAAATGAGGCTAACCTACGCACAGCACATAAAGTACCGGGTTATCAATGGATGGTCTATAATGGTATCTTGAGTACTGTCAATACCCCTGCTAAAAAGATTACTGCCGGCAGGGTCAACAGGTTTGGATCATTTACAGGTCTTGAAAATGGAAGCGTTCCTTCTGCATTTGTAATACCTCAGGATAAAACGATCATATGTATCGGTACATCAGTATTGCTGGACGCAGAACCGAAAGATGGCGACTTTTATGAATGGTTCAGGAATGGATCTGCTATTGTGGGTGCCTCCGGAGCTAACGTAACAACTTATAGTGCTACTCAGCAGGGTGATTATAGTGTAAAAATCACATATAGCGGTAAAGTGGTTGAATCTGTTCCGGTAACAGTGACAACAATCGCTCCTCCAAATGCGGTAATAGCTGCTAACGGAAACCTTACTTACTGTACAGGTAATGGATTAACACTCAATGCCGGTAATGTATCAGGCATTACATACCAGTGGCAATTGAATGGGGTTGATATACCGGGTGCCACCGCGAATACTTATGCGGTTACACAGGCTGGAGTGTATCGCGTGCAGGTTGAGAATGTTGCCTGCGCCAGTGTATCTACACCTACTACGATAACTGCAGGTCCTTTGAAAGTAAACCTGGGTAATGATACCAGCTATTGTGAAGTGAAAGATGTCTTTGCCAAACTGGATGCAGGTTATCCAGGAGCTAAATATCTGTGGAGTACAGGAGATACAACGCAAAAAATTGAAGTAAGAAAAAGTGGTAAATATACAGTTCATGTAGACGCAGGACCTAATTGCGTAGACGATGACGATATCACTGTCAATATCGACCCTTTGCCTACAGCTTCTGGTATATCTTTTGTTCAGAATGGTAACGATTATCAATTCTTTGCAAGCGGACCTGTAAATGTTACAGGAGTAATGTGGATATTCAGCGATGGTACAATGACTACTGTAAATAATCCAGTAAGAACCATATCCGGAGATCTATATGTACGATTGGTATTATTCAATAACTGCGGCACTGATACGCTACAGCTTGGATGGCCTCTTACGGTTGATAACGCTGTATCTGCTAATTCTGACCTGACTATTTATCCAAACCCTGCTACTGAAAATATAACTGTAAACGCAGGTGCTGTTAAGCTTCAGTCTGTTGAAGTCTTAAATGTCATGGGAGCAGTTGTGTATACCGCTAAAGTAAATAACACCCCTACTTACAAAATAAATGTGACAGGTATGGCAAACGGACAGTACATTTTACGCGCTGTTACCGAATCTGGTACCGTCACCAGGAAGTTTGATGTAGTACGGTAGTTTGTTTCAGTTATAATAACCAAAAAGGCAGGGTATTTTACCCTGCCTTTTTTATTGTCGCCTCCCGTATTAATCTGGACATTAAAATGATATTATATAAATCCGGCAATTGAATTAAATACCAGTTAAACACATTTATTATTTCATTATAGTTTAATTGCGCGTTCCGCTATTTCAGGTCGTCTGTCAATAATTTTAAGGTACGGAGTTCTGTGTGCTGTGTATTGTATTAACACAAGGCTCAGGCGATGATAATGTTCCACATTATAATGTAAATGTTTACGAAAATTATTGATAAATGAAACAAATCACATCTATTCTAAAATCCATGCTGCTGGCTGTTACAGCGTTTGCAGTATATACCCCAGCGTATGCACAATTGAGTGGCACCTATACTGTAGGTGGTGCTACTCCCGACTATGCAACACTTGTTGCAGCAATTAATGACCTGAATAGTCAGGGTGTAAGCGGCCCCGTCACTTTTAATATCCGCACAGGTACATACGTAGGCCAGGTATCAATAAATAATATCATCGGTGCAAGTGCTGCAAATCGTATTACTATTCAGTCTGAAACGGGTAATCCCGCAAGTGTGATTGTAAGATTTGGCCCGGGTTCTTCTAATAACTATATAATAAGGCTGAATAATGCTTCGTACGTAACAATAAAGAATATTTCAGTTACTACGACTACTTCTAACTATGGACGGCTTATCTATTTTGTATCTAATGCTTCGTATAACGAGGTAGATAATTGTATACTCGATGCAGGGGGTACTAGCTCAAATATGGCATGTGTGTATGGTACAAGCCTTAAAGGAACTAATAATACAATAAAGAATAACACTATGACCGGGGGATACTATGGTGTTTACTTTTCCGGTTCCAGCTCATCATATGCCAACTCTACCAAGAATACCGTGATTGAGAACAATACGTACAACAATATTTACTATTACTCAAACTACTTATACTACCAGAATAATTTGAAATTCAGGAATAACTCTATAACCAAAACACAAAGTGGAACACATTATGGAGCAAGGATTTACTACTGTGATAGCAAACTTGAATTTACAGGCAATACAATAAACTTTGACGGCAGCGGAACCCGTTACGGACTTTACGCTTATTATAATGATGGTGGTATGATCATTAAGAATAACAAAATTACTATTGTCAATACCGGTACTAAATATGGTATGAGGTTGTATTATAACTATGGCACATCGACTAACAGAAATATGGTAATGAATAATGCTATTGCTATAGATAACAGTACATCTACAGCATATGGACTATTTAATTATTATAGTAAATATCAATTAACTGTCAATAATAGCATTAACGTAAAGAGCACATCTGCTACAAGTGTTGCGGCACGATTTTATTTTAGTTCTTCGACTTATGGCAACAATGATGTGTTGAATAATGCTTTCTCTAATGAAACAGGAAGCGGCTATACCTTGTATCTGTATAATGGCAATCAATCTTATAATAACATATGGGATTATAATAATATCTACAATGGTACTAACAAACTCGTAGAAACAACATCGCCATCTGCTACATACACAACTATGGCAGCTTGGAGAACTGCTTATAACCAGGACATGCACACCATATCGTACGATCCCGGTTTCACCAGTACTACTGATCTTCGTCCTGATGTAAATGATCCTGCATGCTGGTCGCTAAATGGGCGTGCACTCCACATTGCAGGTAATAATGTTGACATAAATAACAACACAAGGGTACAAAACCCATTAGACGGTGTTCCTGATATAGGTGCATATGAGTTTTTGCCGGAAACAGTTCCGCCATTGGCTACGGCTACGCCTTCCAGTGCCGATCCCGGAGATATCCAGGTATTTACTTTCGGACAGTTAGAGGTAGGGCAGATAAAATGGGGTATATACGGTGCTGTGCCACAAATTGAAGTAAGACAGTATAGTGGAGAGAAAGGTGCAGGTGTTGAAGCTGCCGCATCACCATTTGGTAGTATGTATTTCCATACTGATATTACTCCGATGGGAACTGCTACTTCTTACGACTTTGACCTGAACATCGACTATATGGATATATGGATGGGTACTGTAGCTAACGAAAACGACTTGCGTATGGCGCAACGTGTTCCAACTTACAACTGGATGATATACAATGATATACTGAGTTCTTCTAATTCCGGCACAAATGATATAGATGCCCCTTCCCTCACGCATTTCGGTTCGTTTACCGGATTGGAGAATGGGAGTATTCAATCTGCTTTTATCAAACTGCAATCCAAGACCACGATCTGTATAGGCGATCATGTTTTACTGAGTGCAGAACCGGTTACGGGAGATGCATACAAATGGAAACTAAATGGTACTGAGATAATTGGAGCAAATGGCACGACTTACAACGCAAGCCAGGGAGGTAGTTATAGCGTAGAGATAACTTATGCAGGTAAAAGAGTTGAGTCGGTTCCGGTAATGATAAATACAATAGCTCCGCCAAATGCAGTTATACAAGCAAGTGGTAACCTTACATATTGCACAGGCAATGGTTTAGTACTAAATGCCGGCAGCACACCTGGCGTTACTTATCAATGGCAACTAAATGGAGTGAATATCCCGGGGGCTACCGGCAAAACATATTCTGTTGCACAAGCAGGTAAATACACAGTACAGGTAGAGAATACAGGTTGTGCCAGCATATCGGTTCCAACCTCAATACAGGCGGGACCGTTAACCATTGATCTTGGCAGGGATACCAGCTATTGCGAAATAAAGAACGTGTTCGCCAAACTAGATGCCGGTTATCCGGGTGCGAGATATCTTTGGAGCACAGGAGATACGACACAGACCATTGAAGTGAAAAAAAGTGGCAAATACACAGTGCACGTGGATGCCGGGGCAAACTGTGTTGATGATGATGATATCATCGTTAACATCGACCCCTTGCCAAAGGCTGCAGGTATTTCTTT encodes the following:
- a CDS encoding T9SS type A sorting domain-containing protein; amino-acid sequence: MKQITSILKSMLLAVTAFAVYTPAYAQLSGTYTVGGATPDYATLVAAINDLNSQGVSGPVTFNIRTGTYVGQVSINNIIGASAANRITIQSETGNPASVIVRFGPGSSNNYIIRLNNASYVTIKNISVTTTTSNYGRLIYFVSNASYNEVDNCILDAGGTSSNMACVYGTSLKGTNNTIKNNTMTGGYYGVYFSGSSSSYANSTKNTVIENNTYNNIYYYSNYLYYQNNLKFRNNSITKTQSGTHYGARIYYCDSKLEFTGNTINFDGSGTRYGLYAYYNDGGMIIKNNKITIVNTGTKYGMRLYYNYGTSTNRNMVMNNAIAIDNSTSTAYGLFNYYSKYQLTVNNSINVKSTSATSVAARFYFSSSTYGNNDVLNNAFSNETGSGYTLYLYNGNQSYNNIWDYNNIYNGTNKLVETTSPSATYTTMAAWRTAYNQDMHTISYDPGFTSTTDLRPDVNDPACWSLNGRALHIAGNNVDINNNTRVQNPLDGVPDIGAYEFLPETVPPLATATPSSADPGDIQVFTFGQLEVGQIKWGIYGAVPQIEVRQYSGEKGAGVEAAASPFGSMYFHTDITPMGTATSYDFDLNIDYMDIWMGTVANENDLRMAQRVPTYNWMIYNDILSSSNSGTNDIDAPSLTHFGSFTGLENGSIQSAFIKLQSKTTICIGDHVLLSAEPVTGDAYKWKLNGTEIIGANGTTYNASQGGSYSVEITYAGKRVESVPVMINTIAPPNAVIQASGNLTYCTGNGLVLNAGSTPGVTYQWQLNGVNIPGATGKTYSVAQAGKYTVQVENTGCASISVPTSIQAGPLTIDLGRDTSYCEIKNVFAKLDAGYPGARYLWSTGDTTQTIEVKKSGKYTVHVDAGANCVDDDDIIVNIDPLPKAAGISFVRNGNTYQFFASGPVNVKGLMWIFSDGTTSTQNNPFKTIDGDLYVRMVMYNGCGTDTMQLGWPLSVQETGTNNTVLAYPNPATDRINVKVIGVSLIDKVYIINALGCLVSSADAVNAKHYTQNVADLPAGNYIIRIATGDGVLNKPFVITR
- a CDS encoding right-handed parallel beta-helix repeat-containing protein, whose amino-acid sequence is MKQLLIFTKTKLPVRRIFVNKKDRFFSICFFLVMLMAYSRSDAQFLTAASYPFTASSKTFTYLSGGTSVNTQADDKTATGIPIGFTFNYCGNAYTTVSACSNGWMAFGTKTSTQYSNSKANASSITPMLMPLWDDLQGAGSVTTYLTAGAPGERVFTFEWRNTRPLSSTANPEITMQIKLYEGDDAIEFIYKQEVGTASFSSATIGIVGNNNNDFQTLNNSSASPVPSTSTFTTNITAKPATGQSYLWGYIRKGYNNAATTNIASPNTAFCPNVTLPVEVTISNNGKNIINNVEVHWKLDNIVQPTINWSTAIGTLGSSGGNSAIVSLGNVFFGTAPRTLEIYTSLPNGVADTVNGDDTLKVVLGAALNGTYTVGGSNPDFPDVVTAANTVSQFGVCGPVVFNVRPGTYSQGTAVLTSILGSSTTNTVTFQAENGIASSVNLSGPGTVLSMKGASHVRMKNMTFTTIALAYGVTMEGSVSDDMFEGCNFNAPTSASTASAAFVATSLSGTNTDITFKDNTISGGYYGFVWDGNSGNYTQNLLVEHNTISQYYYFGAYFYNTKELKVKNNTLNGTNTSYYNMYAAYSQNAPEITGNRINNNYGYGLLMDYVSGVSTSNKGIIANNAVTMIGGNSNYGGIYINYPNSIMMYNNTVLATGTYSTCLTFGLYMSSGYSNNEIYNNVSSNTGGGYAVYIDNSGTNNIIDYNNWYTSAGSNGFYYNGTRADFAAYRTASSTDKHSWNYNPELKNDGSPDPNKAGCWAINGRALHIDGNDKDINGNNRVTLRQDGTPDIGAFEFLPDVLPPTATVTPSSADKGDTQVFMFGGNEIGSITWGQNAQVVPLEVRQYSGEKGTGIAAAAAPYGSMYFHTDVASLGTGTTFDFALDVNYQDIWLGDIANEANLRTAHKVPGYQWMVYNGILSTVNTPAKKITAGRVNRFGSFTGLENGSVPSAFVIPQDKTIICIGTSVLLDAEPKDGDFYEWFRNGSAIVGASGANVTTYSATQQGDYSVKITYSGKVVESVPVTVTTIAPPNAVIAANGNLTYCTGNGLTLNAGNVSGITYQWQLNGVDIPGATANTYAVTQAGVYRVQVENVACASVSTPTTITAGPLKVNLGNDTSYCEVKDVFAKLDAGYPGAKYLWSTGDTTQKIEVRKSGKYTVHVDAGPNCVDDDDITVNIDPLPTASGISFVQNGNDYQFFASGPVNVTGVMWIFSDGTMTTVNNPVRTISGDLYVRLVLFNNCGTDTLQLGWPLTVDNAVSANSDLTIYPNPATENITVNAGAVKLQSVEVLNVMGAVVYTAKVNNTPTYKINVTGMANGQYILRAVTESGTVTRKFDVVR